From the Prunus dulcis chromosome 4, ALMONDv2, whole genome shotgun sequence genome, one window contains:
- the LOC117626303 gene encoding stemmadenine O-acetyltransferase-like, which yields MAPDLIKVEIIERQTVKPSSPTPHPLRTLQLSVLDQMLPSHVYFPTLLFYPANNNITGSGGGATSTDTAAMRMKERHYFQHLIQSLAKTLTHFYPLAGRLSKGHDIVQCTDDGAEFVTARVKCSLSQIFEHPDPDMLTGLVPAIGQPDGDGDGDGDATTLPLLAVQANLFECGGMAIGLNFSHRVVDGTTSSALISCWAKTALDDGHDDQAPFMVPKFDAASYFPPLDFLNSSQPSPPKLVDIKYITKRFVFDASKIATLQSHLASALAPHAPTRVLVVSALIWKCAMEASSKASNIPLGSRPSSFKMAMDLRRRFEPPFPQNLGGNVVANLVVVATPSLLKGQEESDDETIDLKDLVAKLRKGLEQQKETYPTKLPFDSIKAWQWDQECQKLTGNADMYHLCPGSWCRFPFYEANFGWGKPAWVSIPSIGLKDLVILIDKRDGKGIEAMLSVSEEIMEHFESNPELLKYASVNPRVM from the coding sequence ATGGCCCCAGACTTGATCAAGGTTGAAATCATTGAGAGGCAAACAGTCAAACCATCATCCCCAACTCCTCATCCCTTGAGAACCCTACAGCTCTCTGTTTTGGATCAGATGCTTCCTAGTCACGTTTACTTCCCAACGCTTCTCTTCTATCCCGCCAACAATAATATTACTGGTTCAGGAGGTGGAGCTACTTCCACAGACACGGCGGCCATGAGGATGAAGGAGAGACATTATTTTCAGCATCTAATTCAGTCATTAGCCAAAACTCTCACTCACTTCTACCCCTTAGCAGGAAGATTGAGTAAAGGCCATGACATCGTCCAATGCACTGATGATGGAGCTGAGTTTGTGACGGCCCGAGTCAAATGTTCCTTATCGCAGATTTTTGAACATCCAGATCCTGACATGCTAACAGGGCTCGTCCCAGCAATTGGTCAAcctgatggtgatggtgatggtgatggtgatgccACGACGCTCCCGTTGCTTGCTGTGCAAGCCAACTTGTTCGAGTGTGGAGGAATGGCAATAGGGTTGAATTTTTCACATAGGGTTGTTGATGGCACCACATCTAGCGCCCTCATCAGTTGTTGGGCCAAAACAGCCCTTGATGATGGTCACGATGATCAGGCACCCTTCATGGTCCCAAAATTTGATGCTGCGTCTTATTTTCCACCACTAGATTTCTTAAACTCATCACAGCCATCACCACCCAAGCTGGTGGACATCAAGTACATAACAAAGAGGTTTGTGTTTGATGCCTCAAAAATTGCCACCCTCCAATCACATTTGGCCAGCGCATTGGCACCTCATGCACCGACACGTGTCCTCGTAGTTTCAGCACTCATTTGGAAATGTGCTATGGAAGCATCATCCAAAGCATCAAACATACCACTGGGGTCAAGACCATCTTCGTTCAAAATGGCTATGGACTTGCGTAGACGGTTTGAGCCACCCTTCCCACAAAACTTGGGTGGGAATGTTGTTGCTAATTTAGTAGTCGTCGCTACACCATCGTTATTAAAAGGTCAAGAAGAGAGTGACGATGAGACGATAGATCTAAAAGACTTGGTTGCCAAACTCAGGAAAGGGCTTGAACAGCAGAAAGAAACTTATCCTACAAAACTACCATTTGATTCTATTAAGGCATGGCAATGGGATCAAGAATGTCAAAAGTTGACAGGGAATGCTGACATGTACCATTTATGCCCTGGAAGTTGGTGTAGGTTTCCTTTTTATGAAGCTAATTTCGGATGGGGAAAGCCGGCATGGGTGAGCATTCCTAGTATTGGACTAAAGGatttggttattttgattGATAAAAGAGATGGCAAGGGAATAGAAGCAATGTTGAGTGTGAGTGAAGAAATCATGGAGCATTTTGAAAGCAACCCGGAGCTGCTTAAATATGCTTCTGTAAATCCAAGGGTCATGTAG